One Halovivax ruber XH-70 genomic region harbors:
- a CDS encoding sodium:calcium antiporter gives MFTVLGLLALAVAGTGIVWIGSSWLEDAAAKLAGAYGIPSVVHGAIIAAVGSSTPELMSVLLSATRGEFELGVGAIVGSAVFNLLVIPGVSVVIGSGGMETNRDLVYKESLFYMLAVATLLLTFSLAVIYYPIDVANGRITGEVTRALALIPIVLYVLYVFTQYLDASESGTVPDEGIDLVRSWGRFLVGLVLIVVGVEGLVRAAVGLGDAFGTPSFLWGMTIVAAGSSLPDAFVSITASQSGRPTVSIANVLGSNTFDLLVAIPVGILVAGSLSVRFDHVVPMMAFLVVATVIFFTISRTKMYLSRREGWLLLVLYGGFVAWLVAESVGLTRLLPT, from the coding sequence ATGTTCACGGTACTCGGGCTGCTCGCCCTCGCCGTCGCCGGGACCGGTATCGTCTGGATCGGGAGCAGTTGGCTCGAAGACGCGGCAGCCAAGCTCGCCGGCGCGTACGGAATCCCTTCGGTCGTCCACGGGGCGATCATCGCCGCCGTCGGGTCGAGTACGCCCGAGTTGATGAGCGTGTTACTCTCGGCCACCCGAGGCGAGTTCGAACTCGGCGTCGGCGCAATCGTCGGCTCTGCGGTGTTCAACCTCCTCGTCATCCCGGGTGTCTCCGTCGTGATCGGCAGCGGAGGGATGGAGACGAATCGGGATCTGGTCTACAAGGAATCGCTCTTCTACATGCTCGCAGTCGCGACGCTGTTGCTCACGTTCTCGCTCGCGGTCATCTACTACCCCATCGACGTTGCAAACGGACGGATCACCGGCGAGGTGACGCGAGCCCTCGCACTGATCCCGATCGTGCTGTACGTACTGTACGTCTTCACACAGTATCTCGACGCCTCGGAGTCCGGGACCGTCCCCGACGAAGGGATCGACCTCGTCCGGAGCTGGGGACGCTTTCTCGTCGGACTGGTACTGATCGTCGTCGGTGTCGAGGGGCTCGTCCGGGCCGCTGTCGGTCTCGGGGACGCCTTCGGGACGCCGTCGTTCCTCTGGGGGATGACTATCGTCGCCGCCGGGTCGAGCCTTCCGGACGCGTTCGTCAGTATCACTGCCTCCCAGTCGGGCCGACCGACGGTCTCGATCGCGAACGTCCTCGGCTCCAACACGTTCGATCTGCTGGTGGCGATTCCAGTCGGGATTCTCGTCGCCGGCTCCCTCTCGGTCAGGTTCGACCACGTCGTCCCGATGATGGCCTTCCTCGTCGTCGCGACGGTCATCTTCTTCACGATCTCTCGAACGAAGATGTACCTCTCGCGGCGCGAAGGATGGCTCTTGCTCGTCCTCTACGGCGGGTTCGTCGCCTGGCTGGTCGCGGAGAGTGTCGGGCTCACGCGCCTACTGCCGACGTGA